The Thunnus thynnus chromosome 19, fThuThy2.1, whole genome shotgun sequence genome contains the following window.
TGTAATTCAACGCATTCACCAAAGAAACAGAACACACTAAATAGTTGTCTTCCGTTTCGATGTTATACATTCAGAGtgcaattatgtttttttataaatagaataaaatatctgaatatcGTAGTATATAatctctcttttaaaaaaatgtttctgcagAAATTACTGCAGAATAGGAAATATAGCATTTACATGAAGCAGAATatacacagaaagaaaaagatataGACATTCATAGATCAGCGGGTGCACAGCACTGTTCCCAAAACCCAGAGATAAAATCATCATAAGATTGTTCtcaatataaatgtatataaaaaattAAGCTACACAAGTGTACTGCAAGTGTGCAATCAGCCCAAGGATAGTAAGATGTTCATATCCAACAGcataaatattaatacagtTTACAGTACATTAAGGATGGGGTGATTATCCCAGAATAAGGTACAGGGTTGATTGGAGTCAGCTCTTATCGGAATTCTGTTTCAGTGtcttttaaattacatttgaaaaaaaaaaaatgcaaaagaaacattttggaataaaaacGTTTTTAGCCAGTAGGgcaaaaatgtctttcttcataacagaaaacagagctgaaagttTAAATGACCTCCTGACATGACAAAACTGAATCAGAAATGACTCCACAACCCTGCTTGGAGGTAAAAGGGGAGAAAGGGCAGAGGCTGACTAGTCGGTCTTCTTGCAGCTTGTTGTCTCTGCGTTCTCTGACTCGTCTTTGGCTTTGAGCGATCCGCTTTTTCCTTTCCCTGCTGCCTCATTCTCACTGGACTCTTTGGTTGTTGTGGTAGAGGTCGTCCGGTTCGCTGCGCCGTTATCAATATTTGCTTTCTTCACATCGGCGGTGAGGGCGGCGTAAGGGGAGGAGCCAGCGAAGAAGGTCTTGTAGATGGCTGACTCGATGGCAGCGAAGGGCGAGGTGGACGAGCCTGTCAGCATCATCCTTGACTGAAAAAGAGACGATACACTTGTGATGACAGAAGCAAAAtatgagaaaagagagaaacatttgacatttgtgattttccAAACTGTGGGAGTGGCTCAAATCCCTTCAATATGGCAGCTGTCTTTGACATATCCTCAGCCAAACAACCATAAAAAGTGACTTTATCTAACATCACATGATGGGGTCAAGTCTAGTGCTGctatgattagtcaattaatcgattagttgattgatagAAACTTAATTAGCAACTATAGTAATAACTGAAcgatcgttttagtcatttttaagcaaaaatgccaaaatatttgctgcttttagcttctcaaatgtcacaatttaatgcttttctttgtacACTAAATATATTTGCGTTTTGGATAGTTGtttagacaaaataagacatttaaagacatcacctttgactctggcaAATAATAAtgggcattttcactattttctgatgttttctaGATAAagcgattaatcaattaatcaagaaaataatctgtaaattaatcgataatgaaagtcatgtaacttgtcatttttttcacagaaagCTGACCAGTTACGTGATGTTGGCCTCTTTTACATATAATAGCACTGTATGGGTATTGGGTGTATTAGTTACGTATTAGTATTAGGGGATGAGAGTATAACGCTTGCATCATCAggaacacaaaataataaacagcaggTTGGACACGACTCTTAAATCTGATGAAATGGCTTGGCGCTAATTTGACAGATCAGAGTCAGAGGGAACTAACAGAATGAGAGTTGAAAGAAGACATGGTGGATTTATCTGTGTCTCAGTCAAGAGCACAAGTTTcccagagaagagaggagaagatgaTGCAAGCTGAAGAAAATGATGCAAAAGCCCCAGCCCTACGGGTAATACCGAGCTAATGTGAGTCACCACAGCTAAAACTTCAAAAAAGCAGAGGCAGAAAGGTCATTTAGAAGACAAGGCTCCGGCAACGCCACAGATTTGGAGGGAGCCTCGGCTCCAAAACATTTGTTATACCTGAGTTAAGATCTGAGTCACAGGTAAGCAATTCAATTGAGCAAAATACACCTTCCTGTTCTGTATCTCAACCACCGTTTTGCTACCTTGGGTATATATTGAAGGTCACAGTGTCAAGTATAAGCTACTTCAGACTGACCTTGTTGACGACGGTAAAGATGGTGTAGATCAGCATCAGGTGCTGCTTCTGGAGAGGCAGGTATTGGGTCTGCTGCAGAGTGAACAGCACCGCCCCTATCAGGGTGATCTTGGTGGggcttcaacaacaacaacaatcaatgttaaaagagcagttatgataTCTGAGAAGAATTAATTAAAAGTCTAAAATAGTGAGGATGATTACTTCATGCACACACTTGAGAGAAGTCACATTTTATATGCTTGAATCATCAAGGACAACCTGTCTAAACTGGAAACAAACGTCATCACTGTAGATGGCAATCCTGTGAGTACATAACTCCAATTGGTTTCAATTCTTCCTTGTATGTGAAAGACAAAGGTAACAAAGAGTTTTCTGATGATATTTTTATACACATATGGGTGCCAGCTGTAGAATACCctcagctttattcagtgtctCCATGTTTGGTGTGAAGAAATAACTAGAGTTTGGGAAATAGGTTTAGCTtagtataaagactggaaacaaagggaaacagctagcctaacTCTGTCCAAAAGGTAAGAAATCAGCCTACCAGCACttctaattaacacattatatcttgtttgttggATCTATATAAAAACCGAagtgtgaaaacaaatattgttttagGAAGTGACTGCATCCAGCCAATAAATAGTCTTGGCACATAACCCCCGTAACAAACCAAagtgtgtttcccaaaatgccaaacttttcCTTTCAGTTACAAATTACACTCtgtacattaaaacacactcacagtgtAGTTTATAATCACAAAgataacataaaaaacacagatgtaatATCAATAAAGTCTTGTAAAAGACTTACTATGACATTTTGAGGAGCTCGTTGGTCTCTGGTTTCCATACACCTCGAACAAGCTGCTCAAAATTACTGATCAGACCACCTCCAGCACCTTGTGAAGGGAGATAtatgattaaattaaaatgtattacttATCTGATATTAATTAAAACACTAAATACTTCATTATTACTTCAAAGCGCTTACAAAATGATGTTATCATAATACAAAAAAAGGATTGAGACACAGATCCACATATGCACACCACCAGATAACTGACCTTTAGCCCAGCCAATGGCAATCATAACCAGCAGGCTGTCCTTGTATCTGCTGTATGCCTGGGTGACTCCTCCGAGCACCTTCCATGTCCTAGTCACTTCCTTCATTCCTGACAGCACCAGCCTGAGAGGCAGCAGGGCGGCACAACAGTACACCAGGTCCATGGGGCAGTAGAACACAAGGTACCTGGGGAGACACACATGGCTCAAAtaacaagtgcacacacacacacaaacatttcagcTACCTATTGAATGTCAACTATGTGGCCAGTAAACAAAGTCTCTGTCAAGTACTTCTTTTCACCAGCAGagggcactgtgtgtgtgtgttttttggtggTAAGAGTGCAATTATATGTGCCACCAGTAGAGGGAAACCAAAGacttcatattttaaaaaaaacctctctgTTTCATTCAATGTCTTTCACATTTCTTGATCCCTTTACAGGAAATTGATTATCGTATATTTCATCTATAAGAGAACCTCATTATTCTGTATTTTGCTCCAGGGATGCATAGAGAAAAGGACACGTTTGTGTATCCCCTTTCCCTCAAAGTTGCAGAGGGCCTCTCACTAATCCTATCACCTTCTGCTTCCAtgctttcctttctctctctctctctctcaccctttTCTCTGCATTTCTTCTAATTTCTTTGATATTTACCAGATGACTGAAGCAAGCAGAATGCTGGTGCTGTTGGACAAAGGTGCTACAGGTGGCTCAGCCAGCATCATCCCAGACAGAACAGCTCCGCCGAAACAGAAGAGCATGGAGCTGAACCAGCAGGCCAAGGGGCTGGCTCTGGACACCTCAAGAGCTCCTGCACAAGACAAGAAGTATATTTATTAGCATGATCACTGTGGATTTCTTTGAGTCCCTACATGTACAGTAGTATGTTTTCCTTACATACATAGGTATTAGCATATTCTGTGCTCTTATATCCATGTGAGTCTGTTGTTCAGTGCTTACCATAATGATCAATAAACATAAGCATGAATACTACTAAAATGCCTAGTGGTGGAATATGACAAAGTACTCAAGTACtatacagttttgaggtacttgtattttacttcagtgtatttccattttctgcttcTTTATACTTCAGAGGGGAATACTGTACTTTtaatccactacatttattttacagctaaagttacttttcagatctaTATTTTACACgtaaaacagtattttatatatatatattttatatttgatacCTTTGATTCCATGTTGTAAGAcaataaatcatgaaaaatgttttacaggcACTTACAGTATATCCGTatctgtgtatgtatatatgtacaataataatcttttactaaagtaagAATTTCGAATtctggacttttacttgtaacagagtatttttatactgtgatattgctacttttacttgagtaaaaggtttcaatacttcttccaccactataAATCCCTTCACTAAATGAAGACAGACAGGctttgtaataaataaataaataaataaataaataaagtattattGCAGACATCAATTGAACTTGTCAGGGTAACTAGAAGTCAGTGGAGTTTGATGCCTGTTCCTTGGCTTTCCCAACCAAGGAACAGGCCTCTGGCtttgtgtaaatattaacaAGTTAAGTACAGTTAGTAGAGATACAGAAAGCTTTGAGCTCAGCTATATTATTTGCTTCCAGGCCTGGAGTTCAAAGTGCAGAGCAGAGGCATGACAGTTAAAAGTTACAAACACCGATGATATCAGTTCACTCAAGATAATAATCAGCCACTCAgtgctctctctgtttccaccctgtttttttccatttaaacaaTTTACACGCTAACTGCATGACATGAGCGCTCATGACTTATAGGCAAATCGAATAGCATAAGAACTGCTTTGTATTATGATATTATGGCATCTGATGTAAATCTTCACTATGAAAGGATGGTTTAGTGTCATTATTGTTTAAACGGCCAACacaggttttattttaaaaattacaacaCATGAGATTTTGCATATCCTTGCTGCCATGATACACTAGGATATACACTCAGTTTATGTCAATccagctaaaactaatgcagagAAATACACCAGTCAGTCCCAtcaaggttataatgttcagtttttgttttgctgttttacagaAGTGTTGATTCAACTTAATGGTCATAGGAGGCCGCAGTTTGTGGTACTATTGAATTGTATTTGGTTATATATACACTGAGAGGTGTTTTTACACTCATTGATATCAATGAGGTGGATGACAGATGAGAAACAGTTGTCAGTATAAAGGAATACAATTCAACAGCGTCATAAACTACAACTTCCAAAATAACCATCAATATTCATCAATAACCACTGATATtcttgcagggctgttgtatttgactgcattagttttagccatgtgtgtaataataaactaataaactaaataaCTAATAAACTGGCCACTGAGTGCATGTATATCACTTCACCTCAGCCAGGTAGCACTCAGTCAACCCTGAACCACCTGCCTGGAGTCACTACGGCCGCACACAGGACCATACTGGTAATCTGAGGATTACAGACAGATTATAGACTCCTGGAGAGAGATTGGTAAACCAGGAGGATTTATAGCTGTATCTCCCTCCTCTGCAGACTCCTCTGGATTCACTCAGTGCTGCTCACATTTTAACCTCAACACCTCTTTCAGTTCAGAAAggatatgaaaatgaaaataaactggTTGATGTTTGGAATTGTTTCTAAATGAGAACATTTGCAGGGGGAAACTAAAGTTGAACATTTTGATTTAAGGTTTAACTAATAACGTTATTAATCATTGTACTAATTGACGCAACAGAGCTATCATTAGCCATTAATAGAAATCTctgacacaaagacaaaaaagaaagtacTGTAAGTAAGAGGACTCATCTATTTGATATGTCTCTATATAATATCTTACGTTGTTACATAAAATACTCAGAGGGCATCGTTAATACCTAAACACACATTCTTTGATGCCTAGGTGGTCTCCATATCTTCATCAGTGGGCCACTATTATAAccaacagaggaaacagatggACAAAGGCATACTGTACTTGCTCCTTTTGTTTACAACGTTAGGCTGCATGGGcatttttctttatcaatttatctgttaattattttctcgattaatagatgtcatttggtctataaaatggtgaaaaatgtcgatcaatgtttcctaaagcccGCGGTaaaacctcaaatgtcttgttttgtcgcGATCAACAGTCCataaacccaaaaatattcagtttactatcatgaggaagaaagaaaccagaaaactaGTATTTGTAGAgagtatatttgtatttgtttcttaaaaaaacaacacaatatgaTTACtcaatatcaaaatagttggcaattaattttctgttgatcgactaatcgatttaTCATTGCTCTAGTTATAATCTATAGCAGAGTGGGAGATTAACAGTCCAGTTTAGagaagttgttgtttttctgtacTGTCACGTGTcagaaaactgaacatgaaacGATACTGTATCATTTGTGTGCACAAGAAGTCTGATGTAATTACCTATTTGTGGTTAAAAGCTAGTTGCCACAGTTAGAAGAGGAGGAAGTTTGAgaaaatgaaccaaaaaaaaaaaaaagcacccaAATGTCAGATAGGGAAGGGTGGTTAAAAATATGCCAACAGTCCAGTCACACACATCCTCTTCTCCTGTCATAGTTTATATTGAGTCCTGATGTAAGTGCTTAGTATTTGTGCCATTTGTGTTTTAGCAGTTGTTGCACACGGTCCACATGTGCAGCACATTGCTTATAGATTAAACACTGTTGCTATGTCATCACCTACAACTCCctagaaaaacaaactgctgcagtTAATGTCTGAGCCTGTTCACTAACTTTAAAGAGGGAGTTGGAGACTATTTAACtataatttaacaaaacataatttgaaTCAGCATGTGGGCAACCGATGCATTCACGGGTCGACTTGGAAATCGAGTTGCTTTCCAGGGAGCTCAATTTGTGATACACGCTTGACAATATCTGCAAGTTGAAAGTCAAAACAAACCAATAAAAGAACGCTTTGGACTGTAAAAACACCAGACACCTTTACCAGATGAAGATCCCGTCTCCTGCTTTGCATTTGAAGGAGACACATTTACAAGTCAAATCTGAGGAATACAGGCCAAATACACCACAGCTGTCAGactgtgtctttctttctgtctctctctacctctggTGGGAAGGTAGAGAGTGGGCTCAGGTCTCACTGGAATTAAAACGACAAATCTCTTTTTGGAAATCGCTCTCTCTTCAGAGCCAGCTAGCTAAATGTTGTGATCTTTGCCTGTCAAGTTATTTTAAATCAGATTAACTGCCACTAAATTAACATTGATTAATATGGTATATTTATACTagtgtatttactgtacatgagtTAATGTGCAAGCATACAAATCCATATCTTTACAAATGGAGGGAGTGTCAGTCCAGTGTTTGCcaaaaaacagttttgcttGATTAAAAACTGTCATTTAAGTCTTAAGCAGGACAGCATCTTATCtaccacacacaccacacaagCATTATCTAAGCCTGCAAATAAGacacccctcctctctcctgaaACTCAACTCCCAAgctgtctttttctttattcctcAGTTCCACTCTCTTAATCTTCATTTCTATAATTTTCCAAGTCCATTCTTCTTTCTGACACTTTTGTTCCCACCTCTAATCTcgccccccctcctctcctaaACCCAATGCCTTATTCTTTTGTCcactattttacttttaaaacctCTCTTACAACTTTTTTAacccctctcttcctctctctcgtGGATCATTACAGGCAGCACTAGATGGGAATAAAAGGCTTGTCTCTGGTTATTTTTGGCTTGAAGAGAAGACCATTGACTGACATATAACCACTGCTCCTCTTCCATGTCCCTGTCCTCATGCAACCTATACAATCCACTCATTGCGATGTTTAGTAAATGTGCTTAAAATAACCCCACAGTCgagtgtgttgacagtgtgatAAATCTACAAAGTTTGAAAATCAAGTACACAAGTAAACTTCTTTGCATCTCCAAAT
Protein-coding sequences here:
- the tmem38b gene encoding trimeric intracellular cation channel type B, producing MDLFGLLHLDELSHGLANLSMFPYFDMAHYMVSVMALREQPGALEVSRASPLACWFSSMLFCFGGAVLSGMMLAEPPVAPLSNSTSILLASVIWYLVFYCPMDLVYCCAALLPLRLVLSGMKEVTRTWKVLGGVTQAYSRYKDSLLVMIAIGWAKGAGGGLISNFEQLVRGVWKPETNELLKMSYPTKITLIGAVLFTLQQTQYLPLQKQHLMLIYTIFTVVNKSRMMLTGSSTSPFAAIESAIYKTFFAGSSPYAALTADVKKANIDNGAANRTTSTTTTKESSENEAAGKGKSGSLKAKDESENAETTSCKKTD